A region from the Amycolatopsis camponoti genome encodes:
- a CDS encoding NADP-dependent isocitrate dehydrogenase, with translation MAKIKVQGTVVELDGDEMTRIIWQFIKDKLIHPYLDVNLDYYDLGIEERDRTDDQVTVDAANAIKKHGVGVKCATITPDEARVEEFGLKKMWLSPNGTIRNILGGVIFREPIVIQNIPRLVPTWTKPIIIGRHAHGDQYKATNFKVPGPGTLTISYTPDDGSEPMEFEVAKFPEGGGVAMGMYNFKKSIEDFARASLQYGLDRGLPVYLSTKNTILKAYDGQFKDVFEEIFQAEFKAEFDAKGISYEHRLIDDMVAAAMKWEGGYVWACKNYDGDVQSDTVAQGFGSLGLMTSVLRTPDGRTVEAEAAHGTVTRHYRQHQQGKPTSTNPIASIYAWTRGLEHRGKLDGNQELIGFANKLEQVVVETVEAGQMTKDLALLISKDQPFQTTEEFLATLDDNLAKKIAQG, from the coding sequence ATGGCCAAGATCAAGGTCCAGGGCACCGTCGTCGAACTCGACGGCGATGAGATGACCCGCATCATCTGGCAGTTCATCAAGGACAAGCTGATCCACCCGTACCTGGACGTGAACCTGGACTACTACGACCTGGGCATCGAGGAGCGGGACCGCACCGACGACCAGGTCACGGTCGACGCCGCGAACGCGATCAAGAAGCACGGCGTCGGCGTCAAGTGCGCCACGATCACCCCGGACGAGGCGCGCGTCGAAGAGTTCGGCCTCAAGAAGATGTGGCTGTCCCCGAACGGGACGATCCGCAACATCCTCGGCGGCGTGATCTTCCGCGAGCCGATCGTCATCCAGAACATCCCGCGGCTGGTGCCGACGTGGACGAAGCCGATCATCATCGGCCGTCACGCCCACGGCGACCAGTACAAGGCGACCAACTTCAAGGTCCCCGGCCCGGGCACGCTGACCATCAGCTACACCCCGGACGACGGCTCCGAGCCGATGGAGTTCGAGGTCGCGAAGTTCCCCGAGGGCGGCGGCGTCGCCATGGGGATGTACAACTTCAAGAAGTCCATCGAGGACTTCGCGCGCGCCTCGCTCCAGTACGGCCTCGACCGCGGCCTGCCGGTCTACCTCTCCACCAAGAACACCATCCTCAAGGCCTACGACGGCCAGTTCAAGGACGTGTTCGAGGAGATCTTCCAGGCCGAGTTCAAGGCCGAGTTCGACGCCAAGGGCATCTCCTACGAGCACCGCCTGATCGACGACATGGTCGCGGCGGCGATGAAGTGGGAGGGCGGCTACGTCTGGGCGTGCAAGAACTACGACGGTGACGTCCAGTCCGACACGGTCGCGCAGGGCTTCGGCTCGCTCGGCCTGATGACGTCGGTCCTGCGTACGCCGGACGGCCGGACCGTCGAGGCCGAGGCCGCGCACGGCACGGTCACCCGGCACTACCGCCAGCACCAGCAGGGCAAGCCGACCTCGACGAACCCGATCGCGTCGATCTACGCGTGGACCCGGGGTCTCGAGCACCGCGGCAAGCTGGACGGCAACCAGGAGCTCATCGGCTTCGCCAACAAGCTGGAGCAGGTCGTCGTCGAGACGGTCGAGGCCGGTCAGATGACGAAGGACCTGGCGCTGCTGATCAGCAAGGACCAGCCGTTCCAGACGACCGAGGAGTTCCTCGCGACGCTGGACGACAACCTGGCGAAGAAGATCGCCCAGGGCTGA
- a CDS encoding SH3 domain-containing protein: protein MSKKTLIILGAIVLVIVVYVMNTDKQASGASATGCKVTVTADVLNARETADGNAKIVGKYLRDASFDALPGVQNGFRKVADDKWVAAAFTAPVAGSAC, encoded by the coding sequence ATGTCGAAGAAGACTCTGATCATCTTGGGCGCCATCGTCCTGGTCATCGTCGTCTACGTGATGAACACGGACAAGCAGGCCTCGGGAGCTTCGGCCACCGGCTGCAAGGTGACGGTGACCGCGGACGTCCTCAACGCCCGCGAGACCGCCGACGGCAACGCCAAGATCGTCGGCAAGTACCTGCGTGACGCCTCGTTCGACGCGTTGCCCGGCGTGCAGAACGGCTTCCGGAAGGTGGCCGACGACAAGTGGGTCGCCGCCGCGTTCACCGCGCCGGTCGCCGGGTCCGCCTGCTGA
- a CDS encoding permease, with the protein MIAGHFGLAAAVKAGRPAIPVWTLMLATAWLDVVFVPLYLSGIETVDGAGYGGGLIHADYTHSLVGALVLAALFGLVASYWLGREAVTSRASPEAGGSATRNPRKEIGLILAGVVFSHWLLDLVVHRPDLPILPGNAGDLPTFGFGLWRLPVVSAVVELLMLAIGIGLYWRAAAKRDPKRARTLGLSAAAFGVATLALDLLGV; encoded by the coding sequence ATGATCGCCGGGCACTTCGGGCTCGCGGCCGCCGTCAAGGCGGGCCGGCCGGCCATTCCCGTGTGGACGCTCATGCTCGCCACCGCCTGGCTCGACGTCGTCTTCGTGCCGCTCTACCTCAGCGGCATCGAGACCGTCGACGGCGCGGGCTACGGCGGCGGCCTCATCCACGCCGACTACACGCACTCGCTCGTCGGCGCGCTCGTCCTCGCCGCCCTCTTCGGCCTGGTCGCGAGCTACTGGCTCGGCCGCGAAGCCGTGACATCCCGGGCTTCGCCCGAGGCCGGGGGCTCCGCCACCCGGAACCCCCGAAAAGAAATCGGGCTGATCCTCGCCGGCGTCGTCTTTTCGCACTGGCTGCTCGACCTCGTCGTGCACCGCCCCGACCTGCCGATCCTGCCCGGCAACGCCGGCGACCTGCCCACGTTCGGCTTCGGGCTCTGGCGGCTGCCCGTCGTCTCGGCCGTCGTCGAACTGCTGATGCTCGCGATCGGCATCGGCCTCTACTGGCGCGCCGCCGCGAAACGGGACCCGAAGCGCGCTCGCACGCTGGGCCTGTCCGCCGCGGCGTTCGGCGTCGCCACCCTCGCGCTGGACCTGCTCGGCGTGTGA
- a CDS encoding TetR/AcrR family transcriptional regulator, with product MSPRAGLTTATVVDLALKIVDESGPEALTLAKVADRANVAAPSLYKHVKNVADLRRLIDLRVVQEMAEALRTAATGREGAAAVRALADAYRAYLRRHPHRTHALATAPDETDTELSRATHAVAEVVFAVLRPFGFDHVQAVHATRCIRAAAHGFAGLEASGGFGRPEDVDQSFEVLKTMLVQGLTNYAEKP from the coding sequence ATGTCCCCTAGAGCGGGCCTGACCACCGCGACCGTGGTCGACCTGGCCCTCAAGATCGTCGACGAATCCGGACCCGAGGCCCTCACCCTCGCCAAGGTCGCCGACCGCGCGAACGTCGCCGCGCCTTCTCTCTACAAGCACGTCAAAAACGTCGCCGACCTGCGACGGCTCATCGACCTCCGAGTCGTCCAAGAGATGGCCGAAGCACTGAGGACCGCCGCCACCGGGCGGGAAGGCGCAGCAGCCGTACGCGCCCTTGCCGACGCCTACCGCGCCTACCTGCGGCGCCACCCGCACCGCACCCACGCGCTCGCCACCGCTCCCGACGAAACCGATACCGAGCTCAGCCGGGCCACGCACGCTGTTGCCGAGGTCGTCTTCGCCGTGCTCCGGCCGTTCGGCTTCGACCACGTCCAGGCCGTGCACGCCACCCGCTGCATCCGCGCCGCCGCGCACGGCTTTGCCGGGCTGGAAGCGTCCGGGGGCTTCGGGCGGCCCGAAGACGTCGACCAGAGCTTCGAAGTCCTCAAAACCATGCTCGTCCAAGGCCTCACGAACTACGCGGAGAAACCATGA
- a CDS encoding MBL fold metallo-hydrolase: MGELAVLGSCGAFPEPGRACAGFLLSHNGFRIVLDLGYGAASRLFAHGLPDAVVATHEHPDHCADVSALGRAWHYTASATGRLPLHCTPGTVRRLAAMEPRPHPTELFEVHDLGAPADIGPFRLTTYPLPHHVPNFGVRLTAPGLTVAYTGDTGPSPTLADLGRDADLVICDATLRTPPAEGEPRFLMTATEAGQWAAAAGARRLMLTHFWPGTDRGAAAEEARAEFGGEVLVADEDLTVAL, from the coding sequence ATGGGTGAGCTGGCGGTGCTCGGCAGCTGCGGCGCGTTTCCGGAGCCAGGGCGAGCGTGTGCGGGATTCCTGTTGTCGCACAACGGATTCCGCATCGTCCTCGACCTCGGGTACGGCGCGGCGTCGCGCCTGTTCGCGCACGGGCTGCCCGACGCCGTCGTGGCGACGCACGAGCACCCCGACCACTGCGCGGACGTGAGCGCGCTCGGGCGAGCCTGGCACTACACGGCGTCGGCGACCGGCCGGTTGCCGTTGCACTGCACACCCGGAACGGTCCGGCGCTTGGCGGCGATGGAGCCGCGGCCGCACCCGACGGAGCTGTTCGAGGTGCACGACCTCGGCGCGCCGGCCGACATCGGGCCGTTCCGCCTGACGACGTATCCGCTGCCGCACCACGTGCCGAACTTCGGCGTGCGCTTGACGGCGCCCGGGTTGACGGTGGCGTACACCGGCGACACGGGACCATCGCCGACGTTGGCCGACCTCGGCCGCGACGCGGATCTGGTCATCTGCGACGCCACGCTCCGCACCCCACCGGCGGAGGGAGAGCCCCGGTTCTTGATGACCGCGACCGAGGCGGGCCAGTGGGCGGCCGCCGCCGGAGCGCGGCGGTTGATGCTGACCCACTTCTGGCCTGGGACTGACCGCGGGGCCGCTGCCGAGGAGGCGCGCGCGGAGTTCGGTGGCGAGGTGCTGGTCGCGGACGAGGACCTGACGGTCGCCCTCTGA
- a CDS encoding exodeoxyribonuclease III — MQFVLTVSTVNVNGLRAAAKKGFVEWLAATKADVVCCQEVRATAEQLPAEVVDPEGWFAVHAPAAVKGRNGVAVYSRVEPEEVRIGFGEPEFEDSGRYLEVHLPNVVVASLYLPSGDVGTERQDEKERFMAAFLPYLVELRAKAAAAGREVVVVGDWNIAYDTVDLKNWRGNRKNSGFLPEERAWLGRVYSEAGFADVQRRLDPEGPGPYTWWSYRGQAFDNDSGWRIDCQLATPGLAEKVVDVVVERAAAYDQRWSDHAPVTATYDI; from the coding sequence GTGCAGTTCGTGCTGACCGTCTCCACCGTGAACGTCAACGGCCTCCGCGCCGCCGCCAAAAAGGGCTTCGTCGAGTGGCTCGCCGCCACGAAGGCCGACGTCGTCTGCTGCCAGGAGGTGCGCGCCACGGCCGAGCAGCTTCCCGCCGAGGTCGTCGACCCCGAAGGCTGGTTCGCGGTGCACGCCCCCGCCGCCGTCAAGGGGCGCAACGGCGTCGCCGTCTACAGCCGCGTCGAGCCCGAAGAGGTCCGGATCGGCTTCGGGGAACCGGAGTTCGAGGACAGCGGCCGCTACCTCGAAGTGCACCTGCCGAACGTCGTCGTCGCGAGCCTCTACCTCCCCAGCGGGGACGTCGGCACCGAGCGCCAGGACGAAAAGGAACGCTTCATGGCCGCGTTCCTGCCCTACCTGGTCGAGCTCCGGGCCAAGGCCGCCGCGGCCGGGCGCGAGGTCGTCGTCGTGGGGGACTGGAACATCGCCTACGACACCGTCGACCTCAAGAACTGGCGCGGCAACCGCAAGAACTCCGGCTTCCTCCCCGAGGAACGCGCCTGGCTCGGCCGCGTCTACTCCGAGGCCGGCTTCGCCGACGTCCAGCGCCGCCTCGACCCCGAAGGCCCCGGCCCCTACACCTGGTGGTCCTACCGCGGCCAGGCCTTCGACAACGACTCCGGCTGGCGCATCGACTGCCAGCTCGCGACCCCGGGCCTCGCCGAGAAGGTCGTCGACGTCGTCGTCGAACGCGCCGCCGCCTACGACCAGCGCTGGTCCGACCACGCGCCGGTCACTGCCACCTACGACATCTAG
- a CDS encoding cupin domain-containing protein: MTTLLVRHDEAEQLGSTPDTMTLLADVSQTGGHLSTNRASLGRGRDGATPHFHTSSAEMFFMLDGELEVLNGEDVVTVRTGDMLFVPPHTTHAFGASERSGADVLIVFTPGVERFEYFRMIDRIRRGEASPAEILASQDRFDNHFVDSATWRAARAA, translated from the coding sequence ATGACGACATTGCTGGTACGCCACGACGAAGCCGAGCAGCTCGGCTCGACCCCCGACACGATGACCCTGCTCGCGGACGTCTCGCAGACCGGCGGGCACCTGAGCACGAACCGCGCCTCGCTGGGCCGCGGACGCGACGGCGCGACGCCGCACTTCCACACCTCGTCGGCCGAGATGTTCTTCATGCTGGACGGCGAGCTGGAGGTCCTGAACGGCGAAGACGTCGTGACGGTGCGGACCGGCGACATGCTGTTCGTGCCGCCGCACACGACGCACGCCTTCGGCGCGAGCGAGCGTTCGGGCGCGGACGTGCTGATCGTGTTCACGCCCGGCGTCGAGCGCTTCGAGTACTTCCGGATGATCGACCGGATCCGGCGCGGCGAGGCGTCGCCGGCGGAGATCCTGGCGTCGCAGGACCGGTTCGACAACCACTTCGTGGACAGCGCGACCTGGCGCGCGGCCCGCGCGGCCTAG
- a CDS encoding MarR family winged helix-turn-helix transcriptional regulator: MSDEDAVDAVVSAWHRERPDLDLTAIGVAGRMGRLALVLGPAQERVFGKFGLQRGEFDVLAALRRSGPPYTLIPSELSATLMMSRAGMTSRLDRLEKAGFVERALDPNDRRSFRIRLTDQGFDAVDAAMTEHTANVSELLSGLSGKDLNLLDDVLRKLLGHLDPQT; this comes from the coding sequence GTGAGTGACGAAGACGCCGTCGACGCCGTCGTGTCGGCCTGGCACCGCGAACGCCCCGACCTCGACCTGACCGCCATCGGCGTGGCCGGCCGGATGGGCAGGCTCGCGCTCGTGCTGGGCCCGGCCCAGGAGCGGGTGTTCGGCAAGTTCGGCCTGCAACGCGGGGAGTTCGACGTCCTGGCCGCGTTGCGCCGGTCCGGGCCGCCCTACACGCTGATCCCGTCCGAGCTGTCCGCGACGCTGATGATGTCCCGCGCCGGCATGACGAGCCGCCTCGATCGGCTGGAGAAGGCGGGGTTCGTCGAGCGCGCGCTGGACCCGAACGACCGCCGCAGCTTCCGGATCCGTTTGACGGACCAGGGTTTCGACGCCGTCGACGCCGCGATGACCGAGCACACCGCGAACGTCTCCGAGCTCCTTTCCGGACTGTCCGGAAAGGACCTGAACCTGCTCGACGACGTCCTGCGCAAGCTCCTCGGTCACCTCGATCCCCAGACCTGA
- a CDS encoding chitinase, translating into MSFTRFLKRTGVAVSALAAAATAVVLPATTASAAADASFVVSEAQFDQIFPGRNSFYTYSGLTDALSAYPGFANTGDDTVKKQEAAAFLANVNHETGGLVYVVEQNTANYPHYCDTSQSYGCPAGQAAYYGRGPIQLSWNFNYKAAGDALGIDLLNNPYQVEQDAAVAWKTGLWYWNTQTGPGTMTPHDAMVNQRGFGETIRSINGSIECNGGNPAQVQSRIDKYTQITGILGVPTGGNLSC; encoded by the coding sequence ATGTCGTTCACCCGGTTCCTGAAGCGCACCGGAGTGGCGGTGAGCGCGCTCGCCGCGGCGGCGACCGCCGTCGTACTCCCGGCCACCACCGCGTCCGCGGCAGCGGACGCCTCCTTTGTGGTCAGCGAGGCCCAGTTCGACCAGATCTTCCCGGGCCGCAACAGCTTCTATACCTACAGCGGCCTCACCGACGCGCTGTCGGCCTACCCCGGCTTCGCCAACACCGGCGACGACACGGTGAAGAAGCAGGAAGCCGCGGCGTTCCTCGCCAACGTCAACCACGAAACCGGCGGCCTCGTCTACGTCGTCGAGCAGAACACCGCGAACTACCCGCACTACTGCGACACCAGCCAGTCCTACGGCTGCCCGGCTGGCCAGGCCGCGTACTACGGCCGCGGCCCGATCCAGCTCAGCTGGAACTTCAACTACAAGGCCGCGGGCGACGCCCTGGGCATCGACCTGCTGAACAACCCTTACCAGGTCGAGCAGGACGCGGCCGTCGCGTGGAAGACCGGCCTCTGGTACTGGAACACCCAGACCGGCCCGGGCACGATGACGCCGCACGACGCGATGGTCAACCAGCGCGGCTTCGGTGAGACCATCCGCAGCATCAACGGCTCCATCGAGTGCAACGGCGGCAACCCCGCCCAGGTGCAGAGCCGGATCGACAAGTACACCCAGATCACCGGGATCCTCGGGGTCCCGACGGGCGGCAACCTGTCCTGCTGA
- the trpS gene encoding tryptophan--tRNA ligase → MSEEQTVAAERRPRVLSGIQPTADSFHLGNYLGALRQWVRLQDTHEPFYCVVDLHAITVEQDPKVLRQRTRVSAAQLLAIGIDPRRSALFVQSHVPEHAQLSWVMECQTGFGEAGRMTQFKDKSAKQGSDRSSVGLFTYPILQAADILLYQADAVPVGEDQRQHLELTRDLAQRFNNRLGKTFVVPEPYIIKDTAKIYDLQDPTAKMSKSASSANGIVELLEDPKRSAKKIRSAVTDTGREVKFDTENKAGVSNLLTIYSALTDRSIADLEAAYEGKGYGDLKKDLGEVFVEWVTPIQERAKSYLDDVAELDKVLAAGAERARDVASKTLAKTYQRIGFLPPVR, encoded by the coding sequence GTGTCCGAAGAGCAGACCGTCGCCGCCGAACGCCGTCCGCGGGTCCTGTCCGGGATCCAGCCCACCGCCGACTCGTTCCACCTCGGCAACTACCTCGGCGCGCTGCGCCAGTGGGTGCGGCTGCAGGACACCCACGAGCCGTTCTACTGCGTCGTCGACCTGCACGCCATCACCGTCGAGCAGGACCCGAAGGTGCTGCGGCAGCGCACCCGCGTCTCGGCCGCCCAGCTGCTCGCGATCGGCATCGACCCGCGGCGCAGTGCCCTGTTCGTGCAGAGCCACGTCCCGGAGCACGCCCAGCTGAGCTGGGTCATGGAGTGCCAGACCGGGTTCGGCGAGGCCGGCCGGATGACGCAGTTCAAGGACAAGTCCGCGAAGCAGGGCTCCGACCGCTCCAGCGTCGGCCTGTTCACGTACCCGATCCTGCAGGCCGCGGACATCCTGCTCTACCAGGCCGACGCGGTCCCGGTCGGCGAGGACCAGCGCCAGCACCTGGAGCTGACGCGCGACCTCGCGCAGCGCTTCAACAACCGGCTGGGCAAGACGTTCGTCGTGCCCGAGCCGTACATCATCAAGGACACGGCGAAGATCTACGACCTCCAGGACCCGACGGCCAAGATGAGCAAGTCGGCCTCCAGCGCCAACGGGATCGTGGAGCTGCTCGAGGACCCCAAGCGCTCGGCCAAGAAGATCCGCTCGGCGGTCACCGACACGGGCCGCGAGGTCAAGTTCGACACCGAGAACAAGGCGGGCGTGTCGAACCTGCTCACGATCTACTCGGCCCTGACCGACCGGTCGATCGCCGACCTCGAAGCGGCGTACGAGGGCAAGGGCTACGGCGACCTGAAGAAGGACCTCGGCGAGGTGTTCGTCGAGTGGGTGACCCCGATCCAGGAGCGCGCCAAGTCCTATTTGGACGATGTCGCGGAGCTGGACAAGGTCCTCGCGGCGGGTGCGGAGCGCGCCCGCGACGTGGCGTCGAAGACGCTGGCCAAGACGTACCAGCGGATCGGTTTCCTGCCGCCCGTCCGCTGA
- a CDS encoding AAA family ATPase — protein MKLILVNGPPGSGKSTLARHYADAHPPALALDVDRVRAMVGGWRSSPGEAGLLAREIALAAARTHLTAGYDVVVPQLLARPGFAERLEALAAETGASFHEIVLLPGLAETRRRFAGRGSPEIETAEPLTDEDLVAAYDRVARYAATRPRAVVLREEDAYPALLASLT, from the coding sequence GTGAAGCTGATCCTGGTGAACGGCCCGCCGGGCAGCGGCAAGTCGACGCTCGCCCGGCACTACGCCGACGCCCACCCGCCGGCGCTCGCCCTGGACGTGGATCGCGTCCGCGCGATGGTCGGCGGGTGGCGGTCGTCGCCGGGCGAGGCGGGCCTGCTGGCGCGGGAGATCGCACTGGCGGCGGCGCGCACGCACCTGACCGCGGGTTACGACGTCGTGGTGCCGCAACTGCTGGCCCGGCCGGGCTTCGCCGAGCGGCTCGAAGCATTGGCCGCGGAGACCGGCGCGAGCTTCCACGAGATCGTGCTTCTGCCCGGCCTCGCGGAGACCCGGCGGCGCTTCGCCGGGCGCGGTTCGCCGGAGATCGAGACGGCGGAGCCACTGACGGACGAAGACCTGGTGGCGGCGTACGACCGAGTGGCCCGGTACGCGGCGACGCGCCCGCGGGCCGTGGTCCTGCGCGAAGAGGACGCCTATCCGGCGCTGCTCGCCTCCCTCACGTAA
- a CDS encoding IS30 family transposase, with amino-acid sequence MTAERVAYFGLVEAGAGTREAARQVGINYRTAKRWRAEAAHAAAAPVALVEVASRFLSLDERNLIADRVRQAGTSLRMIAAELGRPVSTISRELARNQQPDGTYHPHAAHGMATARRPRPKVGKLVADPVLRAIVQDGLDVRWSPQQITRRLRRDHPDRPEWHVTCETIYQALYVQAKGGLRREVAGWLRTGRIQRRPHVRSDQRRPRMATPMVMISDRPPEVADRAVPGHWEGDLIMGAHNRTAIATLVERHTRYVMLLHLPEGYTPTLVRDALITKIQTLPEQLRRSLTWDQGSEMHLHGQFTAATNMPVYFCDPHAPWQRGSNENTNGLLRQYFPKGTDLSVHTAEHLDTVAAELNDRPRMTLDWDSPAERMTQLLNTTHQQQCCNDR; translated from the coding sequence TTGACTGCGGAGCGGGTGGCCTACTTTGGCCTGGTGGAAGCAGGAGCAGGCACCAGAGAAGCGGCCCGGCAGGTCGGGATCAACTACCGGACCGCGAAACGCTGGCGGGCCGAGGCAGCCCACGCCGCAGCGGCGCCGGTGGCGCTGGTCGAGGTGGCCTCGCGGTTCTTGAGCCTGGACGAGCGGAACTTGATCGCCGACCGGGTCCGCCAGGCGGGGACCTCGCTGCGGATGATCGCGGCTGAGCTGGGCCGGCCGGTCTCGACCATCAGCCGGGAGCTGGCCCGCAACCAGCAGCCCGACGGGACCTACCACCCGCACGCCGCGCACGGGATGGCCACGGCCCGGCGGCCCCGCCCGAAGGTGGGCAAGCTGGTCGCGGATCCGGTGCTGCGGGCGATCGTTCAGGATGGGCTGGACGTGCGGTGGAGCCCGCAGCAGATCACCCGCCGACTCCGCCGCGATCACCCTGACCGGCCGGAGTGGCATGTGACCTGCGAAACCATCTACCAAGCCTTGTATGTGCAGGCCAAGGGCGGGTTGCGGCGTGAGGTCGCCGGGTGGCTGCGCACCGGCCGCATACAGCGGCGGCCGCACGTGCGTTCGGATCAGCGGCGGCCGCGGATGGCCACCCCGATGGTGATGATCAGCGACCGGCCACCCGAGGTGGCGGACCGGGCGGTGCCTGGACACTGGGAAGGCGACCTGATCATGGGCGCTCACAACCGGACAGCGATCGCAACCCTGGTCGAACGCCACACCCGGTATGTGATGCTGCTGCACCTGCCCGAGGGCTACACCCCGACCCTGGTCCGCGACGCCCTCATCACCAAGATCCAGACACTGCCCGAGCAGCTGCGCCGGTCGCTGACTTGGGATCAGGGCAGCGAAATGCACCTGCACGGCCAGTTCACCGCGGCCACGAACATGCCGGTCTACTTCTGCGACCCGCACGCCCCCTGGCAACGCGGATCCAACGAAAACACCAACGGCCTGCTCCGCCAGTACTTCCCCAAAGGAACCGACCTCTCGGTGCACACCGCTGAACACCTCGACACCGTCGCCGCCGAGCTCAACGACCGGCCCCGGATGACCCTCGACTGGGACAGCCCAGCCGAACGCATGACACAGTTACTCAACACCACCCACCAGCAGCAGTGTTGCAACGACCGCTAG
- the yhjD gene encoding inner membrane protein YhjD, whose translation MANEEKEKLLPRLRRKYPWLDHLIRANEAFTERYGNHYAAAITYFSVLSVIPILMVAFAVVGLVVNHDPHVIDQIKNSINDSVPSGLRSLVQGIVDAAINAGSGIGIFGLLIALYSGVGWMANLRDALTAQWGQEKQPQPVVKQTLKDLVALVGLGVALVVSFALTAVGGGVGNFLLGLVGLADETWAKVLLRIATIVLGLAANTLVFLWVIARLPRERVALRSAVKGAVFASIGFVILQQAATFYLASVTKSPAFALFGPVIGLLVFANFVSRFLLLVTAWTATAKENQREVVQPPPPVRLEQAVTVQRGPGLGAVAGAFSAGALLAWLGGRRKP comes from the coding sequence GTGGCGAACGAAGAGAAGGAAAAGCTCCTGCCGCGGCTGCGGCGGAAGTACCCGTGGCTCGATCACCTGATCCGGGCCAACGAGGCCTTCACCGAGCGGTACGGCAACCACTACGCCGCCGCCATCACCTACTTCAGCGTCCTGTCCGTCATCCCGATCCTGATGGTCGCGTTCGCCGTGGTCGGGCTGGTCGTCAACCATGACCCGCACGTCATCGATCAGATCAAGAACAGCATCAACGACTCCGTGCCCTCGGGCCTGCGCAGCCTCGTCCAGGGCATCGTGGACGCCGCGATCAACGCCGGCAGCGGCATCGGGATCTTCGGCCTCCTCATCGCTCTCTACTCCGGCGTCGGCTGGATGGCGAACCTGCGGGACGCGCTCACCGCGCAGTGGGGCCAGGAGAAGCAGCCGCAGCCGGTCGTCAAGCAGACGCTCAAGGACCTCGTCGCGCTCGTCGGCCTCGGGGTGGCGCTCGTCGTCTCGTTCGCGCTGACCGCGGTCGGCGGCGGGGTCGGGAACTTCCTGCTCGGGCTCGTCGGGCTGGCCGACGAGACCTGGGCGAAGGTCCTGCTCCGCATCGCCACCATCGTGCTCGGCCTGGCCGCCAACACCCTCGTCTTCCTCTGGGTCATCGCGCGCCTGCCACGCGAACGCGTCGCCCTGCGCAGCGCCGTCAAGGGCGCGGTGTTCGCTTCCATCGGGTTCGTCATCCTGCAGCAGGCCGCCACGTTCTACCTGGCCAGCGTCACGAAGTCGCCGGCGTTCGCGCTGTTCGGGCCGGTCATCGGCCTGCTCGTGTTCGCCAACTTCGTCTCGCGCTTCCTCCTGCTCGTCACGGCGTGGACGGCGACAGCGAAGGAGAACCAGCGCGAGGTCGTCCAGCCACCGCCGCCCGTGCGGCTCGAACAGGCCGTCACGGTGCAGCGCGGGCCGGGGCTCGGCGCCGTCGCGGGAGCGTTCAGCGCCGGGGCCCTGCTCGCGTGGCTGGGTGGCCGCCGCAAGCCTTGA